The DNA segment CATTTTACAGTGGACAAATAGTGCGTCCAAAATGAACATGTCGTAGACAGTGGAAGGCATCCACCTCTGGCGGCCGTTTTCATCGTTCGACTCCTCGCCTCCAGCTAGTCGCAATCGACGACCATTTCGGCGCGGCGTCTTCAGAAAGGTATGTGGGCACGGACGCCGATCTCTCCCTGGGGCTTGCCGCGGTACGAGTGGCCGTTGAAGCGGCCGAAGCTCTGGGAGCCCTCCGCGTAGCCGGTGATCCTTCCGCCGTTCTTCGAGCGGTGCAAGTCGTACTCGCCGCGCACGCCCACGTTGGCATTGAAGTTGCGCCCGTTGTTGCCGGACGCTGATCCGAACACGCCCAGACGGTGCTGAGGCCGAGAGAAGGCGAGGAACACAAAGTCAGAAGGATAGTCTACATACAGAGGGCGCCAGCTCACGCGACCAAAGCAAGACTAaacgaaaatgaaatgaagaaacCTGTTGACCACCTGAGAACTAGGCACGTCACTGACAGCCAGAAAACGGCGAGCTCCAGAGATAGGGGGGAAGCAAAATTTAGGAAGACGCATTCAGGGTGCGATTAGGTCACCGTGGAGTTACTCCAAATGATTAGACAAGAACGAAAGGTGTGTCTTGCCGTTAGCGATCCTTTCACACAAGGAGATGAATGTTTTCGTACAGTGAAAATAAGGATTCACTTGGGCAGGCTTTCAACCTTTGCAAATAATTCTGACAGATTAGTGCATTTCATCAAACGCACATGTAATGACGATATTTTCAGGAATAATTCTGCACGAAGGCTTTTGGTGTCGTAAAACACGTGTTTGAGTTATATTATTCTGTGCCTTAGCAcatgctgaaggcttgaaatttATAAAAGCACTTGCACTGTTTATCTACGTGCTTGATCGGCAGCTTTCTTGCCCTCGAAAAGAATGTTTATGTGTTGCT comes from the Amblyomma americanum isolate KBUSLIRL-KWMA chromosome 1, ASM5285725v1, whole genome shotgun sequence genome and includes:
- the LOC144115858 gene encoding uncharacterized protein LOC144115858 isoform X2, encoding MFRSCFFLLLLLIVVSAVNGQHRLGVFGSASGNNGRNFNANVGVRGEYDLHRSKNGGRITGYAEGSQSFGRFNGHSYRGKPQGEIGVRAHIPF
- the LOC144115858 gene encoding uncharacterized protein LOC144115858 isoform X1, with the translated sequence MFRSCFFLLLLLIVVSAVNGQGGRPNFNFKPDPPRHRLGVFGSASGNNGRNFNANVGVRGEYDLHRSKNGGRITGYAEGSQSFGRFNGHSYRGKPQGEIGVRAHIPF